In Synechococcus sp. Nb3U1, one DNA window encodes the following:
- a CDS encoding PAS domain S-box protein — translation MTPVPFEQFFEHCPRLLWAVDGAGRVLHMNKAWERYLGYSVQVLQKQPLLELLHPEDRPRIQAEWNKLWQGQGSSTLSLSGVQNTITFVGRLQIQDGLCHRFIWTASLLPLQEGEVIGLCGSADPELPSTGADPPTAQVLRDNHHHLQALIEQVSVGIGLTDLKGCVLSINPAAQRMHGYSQDELLQMNFADYTHPDDLQEDQELFQQLVAGEISSYCLEKRYLRKDGSQFWGRLTISLVRDPQGQPQFAVSVLEDISEAKQAEAALRQSEAEKQAIIQAIPDLMLWISAEGRYLSMVRQPVGFPVLANMDEIQGLSIPDIMPPDLAERELFYLREALRTGQQQIYTYPLILAGEERHFEVRMVPSGGEKVLAVVREFTDQKRAETALRNSEERLRAILENAPNAINILSLDGRILECNPAALHLLGYTLQELKALRFADYTYPEDQGLSEGILNELLTGHRESYRYEKRFVHKQGHVIWTRVAVSLLRDSTHTPTHIISIIEDITQAKRLDQERLVVLESLKESEARYRLLAENATDMISRHGPLGRFLDASPACLAILGYRPEELKGKLLFDMVHPEDLANLQAAFRPNLVSGVENEPRVIYRVRHQQGHFVWLETSSRLLIGPDGSLERVAVSRDITERKQAARDLERSLALLQATLEATTNGILVTDLQSHLLVHNRLLAQMWQLESFHLKPEAERTHHMAEQVQDPQAFLALVDELLAHPDTSHSAVLDLLDQRILHLVTKPLWIGGIITGRVWSFQDITNSKKIERMKNEFVSMVSHELRTPLTSIRGSLGLILGGVGGPLNEQLRHLLDIAQKNSERLLVLINDILDIEKIEAGRINFEIRPLFLRPLLEQILQVNQAYAESYGVQMRLQVDPDCEGCQIRADSHRLTQVVTNLLSNAIKFSPPGEWVDLRVIRIQGWLRLTVQDRGPGIPRSFRSQIFQRFAQADASDTRLRGGTGLGLSISKAIVDKLGGHIDFITCSAEEGDGETGTCFYLDFPLFLDGDPLAAKDAEKDFPFKGS, via the coding sequence ATGACTCCCGTCCCGTTCGAGCAATTTTTTGAACATTGCCCCCGCCTACTTTGGGCGGTTGACGGTGCAGGGCGGGTTTTGCACATGAACAAGGCCTGGGAACGCTATCTGGGCTACTCTGTGCAGGTTTTGCAAAAGCAACCTCTCCTGGAGCTCCTACATCCCGAAGATCGTCCCCGGATCCAAGCGGAATGGAACAAACTCTGGCAAGGCCAGGGATCCTCCACGCTCTCGCTCTCTGGAGTACAGAACACCATCACCTTTGTCGGGCGCTTGCAGATTCAGGATGGTCTCTGTCACCGATTCATCTGGACGGCCTCTCTGTTGCCCCTCCAGGAGGGTGAGGTGATCGGGTTGTGTGGCAGTGCTGACCCGGAGCTCCCCAGTACGGGAGCGGATCCCCCGACCGCCCAAGTTCTACGAGACAATCATCATCATCTGCAAGCTTTGATCGAGCAGGTCAGTGTCGGCATTGGTCTCACAGATCTGAAAGGGTGTGTGCTCAGCATCAACCCTGCCGCTCAGCGTATGCACGGCTACAGCCAGGACGAGTTGCTGCAGATGAACTTCGCGGACTACACCCATCCCGATGATCTGCAAGAAGACCAGGAGCTGTTTCAACAGTTGGTGGCCGGAGAAATCTCTTCCTATTGCCTGGAGAAACGCTACCTGCGCAAAGATGGTAGCCAATTTTGGGGTCGCCTCACCATCAGTTTGGTAAGGGATCCCCAGGGGCAGCCCCAATTTGCCGTCTCAGTGTTGGAGGATATCTCGGAAGCTAAGCAGGCGGAAGCTGCCCTCCGCCAGAGCGAGGCGGAAAAACAGGCGATCATCCAAGCTATTCCCGACCTGATGCTGTGGATCAGCGCCGAAGGCCGCTATCTGAGCATGGTAAGACAGCCGGTTGGCTTCCCAGTGTTGGCTAATATGGACGAGATTCAGGGGCTGAGTATCCCCGATATCATGCCCCCAGATTTGGCAGAACGGGAGCTGTTTTATCTGCGGGAGGCCCTGCGTACCGGCCAACAGCAGATTTACACCTACCCGCTCATTTTGGCAGGGGAAGAACGGCACTTCGAAGTGCGCATGGTGCCCAGCGGCGGAGAGAAAGTCTTGGCGGTGGTGCGGGAGTTTACCGACCAGAAACGCGCAGAAACCGCTCTGCGTAACAGTGAGGAACGCCTGAGGGCGATTCTGGAAAACGCTCCCAACGCCATCAATATCCTTAGCCTAGACGGACGCATTCTGGAATGTAACCCTGCCGCTCTCCACTTGCTGGGCTACACACTTCAGGAGCTAAAAGCCTTGCGTTTTGCCGACTACACCTATCCTGAAGATCAGGGCCTATCAGAAGGAATCCTCAACGAGTTGCTGACAGGGCACCGGGAAAGCTACCGCTACGAGAAGCGCTTTGTCCACAAGCAGGGGCACGTGATCTGGACACGGGTAGCAGTTTCGTTGCTGCGGGATAGCACCCATACCCCCACCCACATCATCAGCATTATCGAAGACATTACCCAGGCCAAACGGCTCGACCAAGAACGCTTGGTGGTGTTGGAATCCTTGAAAGAGAGCGAGGCCCGTTACCGGTTACTGGCGGAAAATGCCACCGATATGATCTCTCGTCACGGGCCCTTGGGGCGCTTTTTGGATGCTTCCCCTGCCTGTCTGGCCATTCTCGGCTACCGACCGGAGGAGTTGAAGGGGAAACTGCTCTTTGACATGGTGCATCCTGAAGATTTGGCCAATCTCCAGGCCGCCTTTCGTCCCAACCTGGTGTCGGGGGTAGAAAATGAGCCGCGGGTCATCTACCGGGTGCGTCATCAGCAGGGGCATTTCGTCTGGCTAGAAACCAGCAGTCGGCTGTTGATTGGCCCAGATGGATCCCTGGAACGGGTGGCGGTGTCGCGGGATATTACCGAGCGCAAGCAGGCGGCCCGCGACTTAGAACGCTCTTTGGCCCTTCTGCAGGCAACCCTTGAGGCAACCACCAACGGCATTTTGGTAACCGACCTACAGAGCCATCTTTTGGTGCACAATCGCCTGCTGGCACAAATGTGGCAGTTGGAATCCTTCCATCTCAAGCCGGAGGCAGAGCGTACCCACCACATGGCGGAGCAGGTGCAGGATCCCCAAGCCTTCCTTGCTCTGGTCGACGAGTTGCTGGCCCACCCAGATACCAGTCATAGTGCTGTTCTGGATCTGCTGGATCAGCGCATTTTGCACTTGGTCACCAAACCCCTTTGGATTGGAGGGATCATCACCGGGCGGGTGTGGAGCTTCCAAGACATCACCAACAGCAAGAAAATCGAACGGATGAAGAACGAGTTCGTCTCCATGGTCAGCCACGAGTTGCGCACCCCCCTCACCTCGATCCGCGGATCCCTGGGGTTGATCTTGGGAGGGGTGGGGGGGCCCCTGAACGAACAGCTGCGCCACCTGCTGGACATTGCCCAGAAAAACAGCGAGCGACTGCTGGTCTTGATCAACGACATCCTGGATATTGAGAAGATTGAAGCGGGGCGCATCAACTTCGAGATTCGACCCCTGTTCCTGAGGCCGCTGCTGGAGCAGATTTTGCAGGTGAACCAAGCCTATGCTGAGAGTTACGGGGTGCAGATGCGTCTACAGGTGGATCCCGACTGTGAAGGTTGCCAGATCCGCGCCGATAGCCACCGCCTCACCCAGGTGGTGACCAATTTGCTCTCCAATGCCATCAAGTTTTCTCCCCCCGGAGAATGGGTGGATCTGCGGGTCATCCGGATACAAGGCTGGCTTCGTCTTACCGTTCAAGATCGCGGGCCCGGGATCCCCCGCTCCTTCCGTTCCCAGATCTTTCAGCGGTTTGCCCAGGCGGATGCCTCTGACACGCGCCTGCGGGGAGGGACGGGATTGGGGCTGAGCATTAGCAAAGCGATTGTCGATAAGCTAGGGGGGCACATCGATTTCATCACCTGCTCCGCAGAGGAGGGAGACGGGGAAACCGGCACCTGTTTCTACCTAGACTTTCCTCTGTTTTTGGATGGGGATCCCCTTGCAGCAAAGGACGCTGAGAAGGATTTTCCCTTTAAGGGATCCTAA
- the lptB gene encoding LPS export ABC transporter ATP-binding protein, with amino-acid sequence MQIHLENICKRYGRREVVSDVSLNIQQGEIVGLLGPNGAGKTTTFYIMTGLIQPNRGHVWLDDQDITNLPMHRRAQLGIGYLAQEPSIFRRLSIQDNLLLIMEQTGVPRRLWQQRLNQLLEEFRITHVARSLGLQVSGGERRRAEIARALAAGIQGPKFLLLDEPFAGVDPIAVADIQEVVAKLKHRGIGVLITDHNVRETLEITDRAYILNDGAILAKGTSAELAADPLVRKYYLGEKFRL; translated from the coding sequence ATGCAGATTCACCTAGAAAATATCTGTAAGCGTTATGGTCGCCGTGAGGTGGTGAGCGATGTCAGCTTGAACATTCAGCAGGGGGAGATTGTGGGTTTGCTCGGGCCCAATGGAGCCGGTAAAACCACCACGTTCTACATCATGACGGGCTTGATCCAGCCGAATCGAGGTCATGTCTGGCTGGACGATCAAGATATCACTAACCTACCCATGCATCGCCGTGCCCAACTGGGCATCGGCTATTTAGCCCAGGAGCCAAGCATTTTTCGGCGCCTTAGCATTCAAGACAACCTACTGTTGATCATGGAGCAAACGGGGGTGCCCCGTCGTCTCTGGCAACAACGTTTGAACCAACTGCTGGAGGAGTTTCGTATTACCCATGTCGCCCGCAGCTTGGGCTTGCAAGTTTCGGGGGGAGAACGTCGCCGTGCTGAAATCGCCCGTGCTTTGGCCGCCGGGATTCAAGGGCCGAAATTTTTGCTGCTGGATGAGCCGTTTGCGGGGGTTGATCCGATCGCGGTGGCGGATATTCAAGAGGTGGTGGCCAAGTTGAAGCACCGGGGCATTGGCGTGTTGATCACTGATCACAATGTGCGGGAGACCCTAGAGATTACCGATCGCGCCTATATCCTCAACGATGGGGCGATCCTGGCCAAAGGCACTTCGGCTGAGTTGGCGGCGGATCCCTTGGTGCGCAAATACTACCTGGGGGAGAAATTCCGGCTCTAG
- a CDS encoding response regulator has product MVVSLQRILLVEDDPDIQAVARLALEAVGGFTVGICSSGKEALDQAVSFAPDLILLDVMMPVMDGPTTLRALRELSPLRDTPVIFMTAKVQTHEVESYKQLGAVDVISKPFDPMSLSSTIHTIWATYHA; this is encoded by the coding sequence ATGGTAGTCTCATTGCAACGCATTCTTCTGGTGGAGGATGACCCCGATATTCAGGCGGTGGCCCGCTTGGCCTTGGAGGCGGTGGGGGGCTTTACGGTGGGGATCTGTAGCTCCGGCAAAGAGGCTCTGGATCAGGCGGTGAGCTTTGCGCCTGACTTGATTTTGCTGGATGTGATGATGCCGGTCATGGATGGGCCGACCACCTTAAGGGCGTTGCGGGAGTTATCTCCCCTAAGAGATACCCCGGTTATCTTTATGACAGCGAAAGTTCAAACCCATGAGGTAGAAAGCTACAAGCAACTGGGGGCTGTGGATGTGATTTCCAAGCCCTTCGACCCCATGAGCCTATCCAGCACAATTCACACCATCTGGGCAACTTACCATGCCTAG
- the upp gene encoding uracil phosphoribosyltransferase, with protein MLPPRLRHSSVASQQLRVYVPPHPLIKHWLTVARDAETPMPLFRSAMSELGRWLTYEAMREWIPTQPVRVQTPLEPAPAEVIAPDTPMGIVPVLRAGLAMLEGCQALLPQARIFHLGMVRDEETLQASCYLNRLPERIPEQMRILIPEPMLATGGTLVQVLDELKGRGADPSLVRIVSVLAAPPGLQRLGSHYPMVQIFCAMIDERLNDQGFIMPGLGDAGDRAFGTES; from the coding sequence ATGCTACCGCCCAGATTGAGGCATTCTTCTGTGGCCAGTCAGCAGCTTCGTGTCTATGTTCCCCCTCATCCCTTGATCAAGCACTGGTTAACAGTGGCTCGGGATGCAGAAACCCCGATGCCCTTGTTTCGCAGCGCCATGTCAGAGCTGGGCCGTTGGCTCACCTATGAGGCGATGCGGGAGTGGATCCCCACCCAACCGGTGCGGGTACAAACCCCTCTGGAACCTGCTCCAGCGGAAGTGATTGCCCCCGATACCCCGATGGGCATCGTGCCTGTATTGCGAGCCGGTTTGGCGATGTTGGAGGGTTGCCAGGCTCTGTTGCCCCAGGCGCGGATCTTCCATTTGGGCATGGTGCGGGATGAAGAAACGCTGCAGGCCAGTTGCTATCTGAATCGGCTGCCGGAGCGGATCCCGGAACAAATGCGCATTCTCATTCCGGAACCGATGTTGGCGACCGGGGGCACGTTGGTACAGGTGTTGGATGAGTTGAAGGGGCGGGGAGCGGATCCCAGTTTGGTCAGGATTGTCAGTGTGCTGGCGGCGCCGCCGGGGTTACAGCGGCTGGGATCCCATTACCCGATGGTGCAAATCTTCTGTGCCATGATTGACGAGCGGTTGAACGACCAAGGGTTTATCATGCCAGGGCTAGGAGATGCAGGGGATCGTGCCTTTGGTACCGAGAGCTAG
- a CDS encoding LptF/LptG family permease: MVSLWRSVGLMDRYIISEMALPFLFGVGAFTALVMAVGSLFELVGLVVEAGLSIPAALQVFAFRAPGIIVLTFPMSMLLATLLAYGRLSSDSEITAMRGCGVSLYRLVVPALTLSLLVTGLTFLFNELVVPNSNRQAAITLDRALNRDPDFRRENILYQEFGEILSPEGDGSFSRRQGLTRQFYARSFDGNLMRGIVVLDFSNEALNQILLAQRGSWDPRNNLWVFEEGTNYIVSPDGTYSNIATFGRQELRLSRAPLDLAQEARSPEEMNIQELSRYIEVIASSGDLQRVRRLQVSLNQKYAIPFVCLAFTLIGAPLGLRPQRTSSSLGLGISVLIIFAFYVLLFITQALGQIGTLGPAVAAWLPNLICAAVGLGLLYRANR; encoded by the coding sequence GTGGTTTCCCTATGGCGCTCGGTGGGCCTAATGGATCGCTACATCATTTCCGAGATGGCCCTGCCTTTTTTATTTGGGGTGGGGGCATTTACCGCGCTGGTGATGGCGGTGGGATCCCTGTTTGAGCTGGTGGGCCTGGTGGTAGAAGCAGGGTTATCGATCCCGGCAGCCTTGCAGGTGTTTGCTTTTCGGGCACCGGGGATCATTGTCCTCACCTTCCCGATGTCGATGTTGTTGGCGACGTTGCTGGCCTATGGGCGCTTGTCTTCGGATAGCGAGATCACAGCCATGCGGGGTTGTGGGGTGAGCCTCTATCGCCTGGTGGTGCCGGCCCTCACCCTGAGTTTGCTGGTGACCGGTTTGACTTTCCTGTTCAATGAGCTAGTGGTTCCCAATAGCAACCGCCAAGCGGCCATCACGTTGGATCGGGCCTTGAATCGGGATCCCGACTTTCGGCGAGAGAACATTCTTTACCAAGAATTTGGCGAGATCCTTAGCCCCGAAGGCGATGGCAGCTTTTCCCGTCGGCAGGGGTTGACGCGCCAGTTTTATGCCCGTAGCTTCGATGGAAACCTCATGCGCGGCATCGTTGTCCTGGATTTTTCCAACGAGGCTCTGAATCAAATTCTGCTGGCCCAGAGGGGAAGCTGGGATCCCCGCAATAACCTGTGGGTATTTGAGGAGGGTACCAACTACATTGTTTCTCCCGATGGCACCTACAGCAACATTGCCACCTTTGGTCGCCAGGAGTTGCGCCTGTCCCGTGCACCGTTGGATTTGGCCCAAGAAGCCCGCAGCCCGGAGGAAATGAACATCCAAGAGCTGAGCCGCTATATCGAAGTGATTGCCAGTTCCGGCGATTTGCAGCGGGTACGGCGGCTCCAGGTCAGTCTTAACCAAAAATATGCCATTCCCTTTGTGTGTTTGGCTTTTACCCTGATCGGGGCACCCTTGGGGTTGCGCCCGCAGCGTACCAGTTCTTCCCTGGGACTGGGTATCAGTGTGCTGATTATTTTTGCCTTCTATGTGCTGCTGTTCATCACGCAGGCTTTGGGGCAAATTGGCACCTTGGGCCCAGCAGTGGCAGCCTGGTTGCCCAACTTGATCTGTGCAGCGGTGGGGTTAGGGCTGCTCTACCGAGCCAATCGGTAG
- a CDS encoding pentapeptide repeat-containing protein, whose amino-acid sequence MNLKVPAILALLTTAAVTSTAAATTYNSCFMRYLMASKTCANCRMGSITLNNLDLTEANFSGSDMIEANLERTTLTGADLSQSYLVGANLRRAKLGEANLSGAYLEGADLRGADLRGADLSSASLYGADLRGADLRDANLVGADLRFTRTWGARMQGAITQ is encoded by the coding sequence ATGAATCTAAAAGTTCCCGCCATTCTGGCACTGCTCACCACAGCGGCTGTGACCTCTACGGCAGCAGCCACCACCTATAACTCCTGCTTCATGCGCTATCTGATGGCTTCCAAAACCTGTGCCAACTGCCGCATGGGCTCCATCACGCTGAACAATCTGGATCTCACAGAAGCCAATTTCAGCGGCTCCGACATGATTGAAGCCAACCTTGAGCGCACCACCCTGACGGGTGCTGATCTCAGCCAATCCTATTTGGTGGGCGCCAACCTGCGTCGGGCCAAGTTGGGTGAGGCCAACCTGAGTGGTGCCTACCTGGAGGGAGCGGATTTGCGTGGGGCGGATCTGCGTGGGGCTGACCTGTCTTCTGCTTCTTTGTACGGGGCGGATCTGCGCGGAGCTGACTTGCGCGATGCCAATTTGGTGGGGGCTGACCTGCGCTTCACTCGCACCTGGGGTGCTCGCATGCAGGGGGCGATTACCCAATAG
- a CDS encoding GGDEF domain-containing response regulator, which produces MPSSPATTSQIQEQMQALRAAYAEKIGERVGQIEQSWDRLVRDDWNLETLRTLHRMVHSLAGSGATFGFAYLGTIARTLEILLTSILETGNPPIALQRIQVHALLASLRQSIHESEQSLPELTALIPSPSSSLSSADSHLIYLVDDDPQLAEDLALQIGYFGYDVVRYHNSTDLKAAVLQQLPAAILTDIIFPEGDSAGIEMISALREQLGSNMPPVVFMSVHTDLMARLQAARAGGKAYFTKPVSVPSLVDKLDELTRARPQEAYRVLIVDDESHLAVYYSLILQRTGMVTQVVTDPFDLIPVLSEFNPDLILMDVYMPHCSGLELGTVIRQQPAYVGIPIVFLSTETDLNKQLDAMSLGGGDEFLTKPIQPDHLIMAVYSRAQRARTLRSLMATDSLTGLLNHTTTKEQLVQETLRAERSQSSLAFAMLDLDHFKSVNDTYGHATGDRVIKSLSRLLQQRLRRTDMIGRYGGEEFAVILPDTDGAAACKIMNDIRQRFAQIRQQAEDEEFSATFSCGIAVYPTFSDVGSLKMAADKALYQAKHRGRNRVVLAEQ; this is translated from the coding sequence ATGCCTAGCTCCCCGGCCACCACCAGTCAAATTCAAGAACAGATGCAGGCACTACGGGCCGCTTATGCCGAGAAGATCGGCGAGCGGGTGGGGCAAATCGAACAGTCTTGGGATCGGTTGGTGCGGGATGACTGGAACCTAGAAACCCTGCGGACGCTGCATCGCATGGTGCACAGTTTGGCCGGCTCAGGTGCCACTTTCGGCTTTGCTTACCTGGGCACGATTGCTCGTACCCTAGAAATTTTGCTTACCTCGATTCTAGAAACCGGTAACCCCCCGATCGCCCTGCAACGGATTCAGGTGCATGCGCTGCTGGCCTCACTGCGTCAGTCTATTCACGAATCGGAGCAAAGCCTGCCGGAACTGACGGCCTTGATTCCGTCCCCAAGTTCATCCCTCAGTAGTGCCGATAGTCACCTGATTTATTTGGTGGATGACGACCCTCAGTTGGCGGAAGATTTGGCCCTACAGATTGGCTATTTCGGCTATGACGTGGTGCGTTACCACAACAGTACCGACCTCAAAGCAGCGGTGTTGCAACAACTTCCCGCCGCTATCCTGACCGACATCATCTTCCCAGAAGGGGATTCTGCCGGTATTGAGATGATTTCAGCATTACGCGAGCAACTGGGATCCAACATGCCCCCGGTGGTGTTCATGTCGGTACACACGGATTTGATGGCCCGCCTACAGGCTGCCCGTGCTGGGGGCAAAGCCTACTTTACCAAGCCCGTTAGTGTGCCCAGTTTGGTGGATAAGCTGGATGAACTGACCCGGGCTCGCCCCCAGGAAGCCTACCGTGTCTTGATCGTGGATGATGAGTCCCATCTGGCGGTTTACTATTCCCTGATTCTGCAACGCACTGGCATGGTCACCCAAGTGGTGACCGATCCCTTTGATTTGATCCCGGTGTTATCGGAGTTTAACCCGGATTTGATCCTGATGGATGTCTATATGCCCCATTGCAGTGGCCTGGAGCTGGGGACGGTGATCCGCCAGCAGCCAGCCTATGTGGGGATCCCGATTGTCTTTCTTTCTACTGAAACCGACCTGAACAAACAGCTAGATGCCATGAGCCTTGGGGGGGGTGATGAATTTCTCACCAAGCCGATCCAGCCGGATCACCTGATCATGGCAGTTTATTCGCGGGCTCAGCGGGCCAGAACCCTGCGTTCTCTGATGGCCACCGACAGCCTGACAGGACTCCTGAACCACACCACCACCAAAGAACAGTTGGTGCAAGAAACCCTGCGGGCGGAGCGTTCCCAGAGCAGTTTGGCCTTTGCGATGCTCGATTTGGATCATTTCAAATCCGTGAATGATACCTACGGCCATGCCACCGGAGATCGGGTGATCAAGAGCCTGTCTCGCCTGTTGCAGCAGCGCTTGCGCCGTACTGATATGATTGGCCGCTATGGGGGAGAAGAGTTTGCCGTTATCCTTCCCGATACCGATGGGGCCGCCGCCTGCAAAATTATGAACGATATTCGCCAGCGCTTTGCTCAAATTCGGCAACAGGCGGAAGACGAAGAATTCTCTGCCACCTTCAGTTGTGGGATCGCCGTATATCCCACCTTTTCGGATGTGGGATCCCTAAAGATGGCGGCGGATAAAGCTCTCTATCAGGCCAAACATCGGGGGCGCAATCGGGTGGTTTTGGCGGAACAGTAG
- a CDS encoding M16 family metallopeptidase: MTSTPFAAQRGHLQRVVLANGATLLLGQNPTVDILAAHCFFRGGSRVERPEQAGLTNLMAAVLTKGTQQRDSQAIAAWVESLGAALSIDSAADYFEVSLRCVSADFPELLGLLSEILQAPTFPEAEVDREQALMLQSIRAQQERPFSLAFDQVRQALYGDHPYALPGVGRLETVGSLCREDLVAHHATYCRPDQMVMVVIGPESIQQMAAHIEAALSDWVAPPRAGLDPALSLSPLEHPKLLRLPQPTQQTTMMIGFQGSAAGSADYAALKLLCTYLGNGLSSRLFVELRERCGLAYEVSAFFATRREPAPFVTYMGTASENTAMALDRLQAEIQRLHAHPLSPAEVEMAQRKLLGQYALSKQTNAQVAQLAGWYEILGLGMEFDQRYLQMVRHLTPEYLLQAVQTYLVTPVIALVGPDQALEQVELVL; this comes from the coding sequence ATGACCTCTACCCCCTTTGCTGCTCAGCGCGGCCATTTACAGCGTGTTGTCTTGGCCAATGGTGCCACTTTGCTGTTGGGACAAAATCCAACGGTGGATATCTTGGCGGCCCATTGTTTTTTTCGCGGGGGTAGCCGCGTGGAGCGACCGGAGCAGGCGGGGCTGACCAATTTGATGGCTGCTGTCCTCACCAAAGGCACCCAGCAACGGGATTCTCAAGCGATCGCCGCTTGGGTGGAATCTTTGGGGGCTGCCCTTTCCATCGATAGTGCTGCCGATTACTTCGAGGTTAGCCTGCGGTGCGTGTCTGCGGATTTTCCCGAGCTGTTGGGGTTGCTCTCCGAGATTTTACAGGCTCCGACCTTCCCGGAAGCAGAGGTGGACCGGGAACAGGCGCTGATGTTGCAGTCGATTCGCGCCCAGCAGGAGCGACCCTTCAGTTTGGCTTTTGATCAGGTGCGACAAGCCCTCTATGGCGATCATCCCTATGCTCTGCCGGGGGTAGGACGGCTGGAAACAGTGGGATCCCTCTGTCGTGAGGATTTGGTCGCCCATCATGCCACCTATTGCCGTCCAGACCAGATGGTGATGGTGGTGATCGGTCCCGAGTCCATCCAACAGATGGCCGCCCATATCGAAGCCGCTTTATCCGATTGGGTCGCCCCTCCCCGTGCAGGGTTGGATCCCGCCCTATCTTTATCTCCTCTCGAACACCCGAAACTCCTGCGGTTGCCCCAGCCCACCCAACAAACGACAATGATGATTGGCTTTCAGGGGTCCGCTGCTGGCTCCGCCGATTACGCCGCTCTGAAGCTGCTCTGTACCTACTTGGGCAATGGCCTTTCCAGCCGCCTGTTTGTGGAGTTGCGGGAGCGCTGTGGTTTAGCCTACGAAGTCTCGGCTTTTTTTGCTACCCGCCGGGAGCCTGCCCCCTTTGTCACCTACATGGGCACCGCCTCTGAGAATACCGCGATGGCTCTAGACCGGCTGCAAGCAGAGATCCAACGCCTGCATGCCCACCCTCTCAGCCCAGCAGAAGTGGAAATGGCCCAGCGCAAACTCTTGGGCCAATACGCCCTCAGCAAACAAACCAATGCTCAGGTGGCACAACTGGCAGGCTGGTACGAAATTTTGGGCTTGGGGATGGAGTTCGACCAACGGTATTTGCAGATGGTCAGACACCTCACCCCGGAATACCTGCTTCAAGCGGTACAAACCTATCTGGTCACTCCCGTGATTGCTCTGGTGGGGCCGGATCAGGCTCTTGAACAGGTTGAGCTGGTGCTTTGA
- a CDS encoding NUDIX hydrolase produces MSLHWLTWAQQLQAIAQNGLTYSQNPFDIERYQKLRQIAAQILAQHTDLEAGAILKGFERELGYATPKVDVRAAVFRDEQILLVKERIDGCWTLPGGWADVGDSPSEAVEREVWEESGYRAKAVKLLAVYDKSRHEHPTYQDYSYKLFFHCQLIGGSPSTSLETDGVEFFPEDQLPALSLPRVTPAQIARLFEHYRHPDWPTDFD; encoded by the coding sequence ATGAGTTTGCATTGGTTGACCTGGGCCCAACAACTTCAGGCAATTGCCCAGAACGGTCTTACCTACAGCCAAAACCCCTTTGATATCGAGCGTTATCAAAAACTACGACAGATCGCGGCCCAGATCCTGGCCCAACACACCGATTTGGAAGCGGGAGCCATCTTGAAAGGCTTTGAACGAGAGCTGGGCTATGCTACGCCGAAGGTGGATGTTCGGGCTGCGGTCTTTCGGGATGAGCAAATCTTGCTGGTCAAAGAGCGTATCGATGGCTGTTGGACGCTGCCAGGGGGGTGGGCAGATGTGGGCGACTCTCCTAGCGAAGCGGTGGAACGGGAAGTTTGGGAAGAATCAGGCTACCGGGCCAAAGCGGTGAAGTTACTGGCGGTTTACGATAAAAGCCGCCATGAGCACCCCACCTACCAAGACTATTCTTACAAGTTGTTTTTCCACTGCCAGCTCATTGGGGGATCCCCCAGCACCAGCCTAGAAACCGATGGGGTGGAGTTTTTCCCAGAAGACCAGCTACCGGCCCTATCTTTGCCACGAGTGACCCCCGCCCAGATCGCCCGCCTGTTTGAACACTACCGCCACCCGGATTGGCCCACCGATTTCGACTGA
- a CDS encoding tetratricopeptide repeat protein: protein MVPAYAEVPMTLLTGEQTVAQLKEDGARYMQMGFHTLAINAYRGAIELEEKTLVLPSERDPDVPFNLGLIYARQGSLPEARTAFQRSVDVDPTSFKARYQLALVDLKLGNQGAAKEQLTLLADAANGNPETRSHIQSLLATLESVPLPSQKGDNLARTPAVESEAAKLLLEPGKTETAALPAATETESPEEEKPLSALQRLRQRELN, encoded by the coding sequence ATGGTTCCGGCGTATGCTGAAGTGCCCATGACCCTATTAACTGGGGAACAAACCGTGGCCCAGCTCAAGGAAGATGGGGCCCGATACATGCAGATGGGCTTCCATACCCTGGCCATCAATGCCTATCGGGGGGCGATTGAACTAGAAGAAAAGACGTTGGTTTTGCCCAGTGAACGGGATCCCGATGTGCCGTTTAATCTCGGCTTGATCTATGCTCGCCAGGGCAGCCTGCCGGAGGCTCGTACCGCCTTTCAACGGTCGGTAGACGTGGATCCCACCAGCTTTAAGGCTCGCTACCAATTGGCCTTGGTGGATCTCAAGCTGGGAAATCAAGGGGCAGCCAAGGAGCAGCTCACCCTCCTGGCCGATGCCGCCAATGGCAATCCCGAAACCCGCAGCCATATCCAGTCTTTGCTGGCCACTTTGGAGTCGGTTCCCCTGCCCAGCCAAAAAGGTGACAACTTGGCCCGTACCCCTGCTGTGGAGTCTGAGGCCGCCAAACTGTTGCTCGAACCCGGTAAAACCGAAACGGCTGCTTTGCCAGCAGCAACAGAAACGGAATCGCCAGAGGAGGAGAAACCTCTTTCAGCCCTGCAACGGTTGCGCCAGCGGGAGCTGAACTAG